A stretch of the Mycolicibacterium celeriflavum genome encodes the following:
- a CDS encoding SRPBCC family protein, with protein MELNNEFRVAVPAAKTWEVLTDVERVAPCLPGATLLSVDGDDFTGAVKVKVGPITVSYKGAASFQEKDAAAQRVVLKAEGKETRGNGNAAATVTAQLKDEGDATRVVINTDLTISGKAAQFGRGVLADVASNLIGQFAKSLEASVLGDKATTAPTTEAAAAAAQPEAGESIDMLKVVAVPLAKRAAPVAAGLAAGLAVGLLLGRHRKKPPAAAMAEDLQAALARLLSS; from the coding sequence GTGGAACTCAACAACGAATTCCGGGTCGCGGTACCGGCCGCGAAGACCTGGGAGGTGCTGACCGACGTCGAGCGCGTCGCACCGTGCCTGCCCGGTGCCACCCTGCTGTCAGTCGACGGCGACGACTTCACCGGCGCGGTGAAGGTCAAGGTCGGCCCGATCACGGTGTCCTACAAGGGCGCTGCCTCGTTTCAGGAGAAGGACGCCGCCGCGCAGCGCGTCGTCCTGAAAGCCGAAGGCAAGGAGACGCGCGGTAACGGCAACGCCGCGGCGACCGTCACCGCGCAGTTGAAGGACGAGGGCGACGCGACCAGGGTGGTCATCAACACCGACCTGACGATCTCCGGCAAGGCCGCGCAGTTCGGTCGCGGCGTGCTCGCCGATGTGGCGTCCAACCTGATCGGCCAGTTCGCCAAGTCTTTGGAGGCCAGCGTGCTCGGCGACAAGGCCACCACGGCACCGACGACGGAGGCGGCCGCGGCCGCCGCGCAGCCTGAAGCCGGTGAGTCGATCGACATGCTGAAAGTCGTTGCCGTACCGCTGGCCAAGCGCGCCGCGCCGGTCGCAGCCGGTCTGGCCGCGGGATTGGCGGTCGGCCTTCTGCTGGGCCGTCACCGTAAGAAGCCGCCGGCCGCGGCGATGGCCGAGGACCTGCAGGCCGCACTGGCGCGGCTACTTTCGTCATGA